From Cydia strobilella chromosome 3, ilCydStro3.1, whole genome shotgun sequence:
GTCAGGTTCTTACTAAATGCATCTTTACGATTTTATTTAGGATTCTGAGTAAGATGTGTGAAGCGTTTTAACTAAAGTTAGTAGGTACCTGCTACCTTTACGTTCCTATTGCGAATATACTTTTTGGTTCCTAATCAGAAGGAAACCCGGACTTTAATGTGTGAATTTATGTATCAATAAATACATTAATGTCATTGTCAATGTGATTTTGTAAGAACCTACGAAAAATCCACATTAAACAATTGAATTAGGTAAACCTTCGTTAGTCTCAAATTAATTTGCGTGTACAAGCAGCACCAAGCAGATACAAACGCAATGATGCGtgttaattaaaactaattgcAACATTACGAGTATGTGTGATAAAgtgtttcaaaatttacaatagTGTAGGTTTGGATTACTGTTGTAGCTTTTAGTAATAGCTTATTTTAAGGTAATTTCACtagatatattttaatatatgtataggtgtATCGTTCAGGATggatcacaaataaatatatgcattttatatctcattacttatttattactttattggTCTAGAGTTATCGACACCTAATTAGTAAATTATTCACCGATTTCGTACTTGTAAGTCTTATTTAGTAACAATGTAAAAACAGTAGCAGTGCCTAATACTGAAGGGAGCCTCTTCTgaatttattacctacttaataccCGTAAAATTGTGCAGTTATTCCTGGTAAAtctcggaaatttaaaaatcaaaaaattcggTGATCTGATGCCAACGATGCTCGAAGGAAATTTacacatattaaattaaagtctcatcaatagtttcctaggaATTTGGCAATGTGAACTTTACTTATGGGGTAATTCGAGCCTGTACTGCGGTTTGTTATACTGGTAACCGCCCTCAGCGGGCTCCACCGGGGCCGGCGCAGGCGCAGGCGGCGCTATCGGCACGTGCGGAGGGGTCACTATCACAGCGTCATCAGTTATAGCCACATCGCGGCCCGCTGCGAAATTCCGAGGGTACAGATGGGCCGGGTACTGGGGCGGTACTTGATTGAATTGAGGCTGCAAATGGTTGAACTGTGGTTGCGCCTGGTTGAATTGCGGCTGCGCTTGGTGGTATAGATTGTACGATTGGTAGCCAGGCGCGCTGTACTGCTGGGAGTCGTAGTTATTAATCGAAGGAGGACCGTACTGCGTGGGCAGCTCCATCCGACCAAACATGTTTCCTAGGAATGGGAACTTGTTGATGAGGTGGTTCCAGAGGCCGGTGCCGCCGACCTGGTTGCTGCCTTGCCCGTTGCCCCAGAATAGACGTTGCGAAGGTTGTTCGAGGAAGTTGGGGTTGACTTCAACCGCGAACGGATCGTTCGGCCCGACGTTGTAGGGCGCGTTTGGCTGAGCATAGTACCCTACGGCACTTCctaaaacacaaatatttaacactgtcataggtacctaattgtggAATACGGGTGTAAAAAATGTAAGTTGTGCATTTTGaccaaaataaatattctgaaataagtttttttataacgATAATTTTAAAAGTTAGGTTAATAGTGTGATTTATGTattactattaattttatttgaaatttaaaagagtaggtaggtactgcaaGAAACCTGACATTTGAAAGATGTCTACGATTCTTAAAATTGTCAATATGCTTCGATCAATGTCGTATTCGCATGGCAAAATTACTGCAAATATATTAGAATAATACTCCATTACAACCAAAGATTTACGATTATGTACAAAAATTTCGGGTTGCACAATTATACGTTTTAGATAGGTACGTAATCAATTCAAACTAGTTTATTAGAGCCGAAATGAAAGTCTCATTCCATTTTGCTCTAAGTTCCTTTTAGAAGTATTGGGGAAGTATGGCAATAGTCGCAATACTATGAAGATTacagtattacaattataataaataatgggTTTTAGGTAATTCGCGCCCCTTTTTAACATGCGACATTGCTCCATGCATATAAAATTTCACTAGGTATCCATTGTTGACCATCACTTTTTTTAACCGAACTattgaaaggtttttttttaaagtgaaaccaTTGTCACCACTTTACGCATCACTTGAAAAAGTTAACATCACGTACCAACAACACAACACAGCAAGAGTGCAAGGGGCGCATTCATTTTGGCACGAGTATCGGCGTCGACTGCATGTCATTGTTGCCTCTTCTTGTATTTATACCCCCTCTATTCCCCAAAAAAGGACCTTGAGGTTCATTGTAGCCCAATATTGATAGTGTGAGGTAATGGTGGCTCACCCAGCGGACAATAGGCGCGACAACTAGGTGACTCGTGCGATGCACAGGCCGTGCCGAATCTGCATGTCGTATGCTAAACTCCTAAGTTTTCCTCGGAATTGTCGTGTAATTATGGCGTATGCTGAAGGCAGAATACATAATCAGCTCGTGAAAGCGGAGAGAAAACGTACCAGACTTGCAAGATTTACAAGAGGATTGCGTGGTGCTTATGTAGGTATTACTCTATTACTCCTCCTGGTTGCAAGTTGCAACCTTGCAACCTTATTAGGAGTAAGGTGGGTTGGGTTGGTAAGGTTGAAAgcgtttttcatgaggggtaagacaaaaatcgtccgtatgccgaagcattacggccAACTTAtcatcttacccctcatgaagaACCCTTTCAATGTTACCCCACGAaccttagttatttattaacagtataggcaaagatagatataactccgtaatagatggatacagtctaaggaaaaaacgtgcctcgaaaatcaagaaaatttgattctcgatcagatggcgccactacctttggcctactctcggatagatggcgttgacggtttcgttttatttaacaattttaacgcatatcagtgaaagaacatgggtcaaaatcataaaaataattaatgcaaataaaaaaatcatttatccatatttaaatacattttatcgtatttttataaatcttcatttttagttttaaagtgtgtcgatagatggcagtgaatttactggggtcacaaaatttactatgacagtaccgctctatcctattatatcctctttggtataggTAAGGAATAAATAACAGCCAtctagcctagtcggtaatGACCCTGCCTACTAAGCAGGAgatcccgggttcaaatcctggtaaggtcAACCGGGTTAAATGCGTTActgtgtttttaatatttttttactcttctttaaccacatattatgaaatatttaataagtctATTGAAATATCCTTTTGCTGTGTGCTTTCTTCAAATCTTTGCCAAGATAATTCGTGAAGTAACTTTTTCGTTGtgctataattaaaatttaaagatgtttaaaaaaagacGCCGTTGTACCAGTTGGGCAAATTAcgtctttttaaaataatttataaacaattacGATAAGACTTTTCAAACCTCATGAAACGTGTTCATAATATCAGTATTTTATAATCAATACAAGGGGCCAAAAACAGCAATTAAGAAAATTAAGTAGAAAATAGTATAACTTGGTTAAATGGTGGGTAAATGCGTGCCGAATTTGTAGACGCATTTATCCAAACATAATTTCCAGATGTTATAAACCATTTTAGTCGAttaaaaactaatataaaaaaccggccaaaactggttccgtacataacacaatttaaacaatgtattttttatgtgaaatgtctttaaaaaccccgtaggggtcggatcaataactaagtaattaagtccgactcacgcttgactgcacatttctaacaggttttccggtgatctataggtaaagatctattttgtatatttttcataatttttgacccagtagtttcggagataaaggggggggggggatggtcattttttgcctattttcttgaataacttctaaactacttatcttaaaattataaaaatatatatttgagattctcacaatgagctctttcatttgatatgtaacacgatatagtttgacaaactttatttttgaattttctcatttaccccccaaaagtggcccccgtgtttaaaattaatttgtttacgttacatgtccatctttgggtcacaaacttacatatgtgtaccaaatttcaacttaattggtccagtagtttcagagaaaataggctgtgacagacggacagacagacggacagacagacggacagacagacggacagacagacagacagacgcacgagtgatcctataagggttccgttttttcctttttaggtacggaaccctaaaaagaggtaTTATTTTAGTGCGGGCAAAAGTGTTTATGGTAAAAATGTATTCCTTATATTGCAAAGCTTGGCAAGCAAGAAGAAAGTTCCGTTCCATAGAAAAGCTA
This genomic window contains:
- the LOC134756284 gene encoding uncharacterized protein LOC134756284 — encoded protein: MNAPLALLLCCVVGSAVGYYAQPNAPYNVGPNDPFAVEVNPNFLEQPSQRLFWGNGQGSNQVGGTGLWNHLINKFPFLGNMFGRMELPTQYGPPSINNYDSQQYSAPGYQSYNLYHQAQPQFNQAQPQFNHLQPQFNQVPPQYPAHLYPRNFAAGRDVAITDDAVIVTPPHVPIAPPAPAPAPVEPAEGGYQYNKPQYRLELPHK